The Plasmodium knowlesi strain H genome assembly, chromosome: 4 genome window below encodes:
- a CDS encoding UDP-N-acetylglucosamine transferase subunit ALG14, putative: MLLAVACLNAFFLVWFIFTFLKNKLSYNTSERQNGPVEIGVVLGSGGHTFEMLQILKLIKDGNISFHFFYANNDPLSREKAENALKEYKKDFFAIPRCRNVGESYIRSSIKLVFAFIYCLFLTHKMNNMKVLMMNGPGTCLPVAFSLLFRKYIFLKKIKIVYLESVCRIYSLSLTAKILYNFSDLFVVFSEHLQKRYRKAKYYGYLF, encoded by the coding sequence atgtTGCTCGCTGTAGCCTGTTTAAAcgcattttttcttgtgtggttcatttttacctttttgaaaaataaactgAGCTATAATACAAGCGAAAGACAAAATGGTCCTGTCGAAATTGGAGTGGTCCTGGGCTCGGGAGGTCACACATTCGAGATGTTACAGATATTGAAGCTCATCAAAGATGGCAACATaagttttcactttttttacgCAAATAATGATCCATTAAGTAGGGAAAAGGCAGAAAATGCTTTAAAGGAATACAAAAAGGATTTCTTTGCAATCCCAAGATGCCGAAATGTTGGTGAGTCGTACATACGGTCATCAATAAAACTAGTTTTTGCATTCATttattgtttatttttaacacacaaaatgaacaacatgAAAGTGTTGATGATGAATGGCCCAGGAACATGTCTGCCTGTTGCATTTTCCCTCTTAttcagaaaatatatttttttaaaaaaaataaaaattgtttattTGGAAAGTGTTTGTAGAATATATTCCCTCTCCCTGACTGCAAAAATCttgtataatttttctgatttatttgttgttttttctgaacatttGCAGAAAAGGTACAGAAAGGCCAAGTATTATGGCTACTTGTTCTGA
- a CDS encoding tyrosine kinase-like protein, putative, translating into MGKRTKWEYRYLRTNRGVYIGGIKNKKKNGWGIAINNNGNKYEGLFQNDEKHLVGSELLCCLHSHSYKQRKKNDDRNSEDEFAQGNVCLHDNRYIYIGGYREGKRHGNGILIDYNTYAMYSCIFLRNEIIYKDILFSAVNNIPPQYDKYRLAASFQEKGRDKKGGAHKARPRRRDRVKMEGASKESEYDDNATNGCYLDGGVVEEENPTNGNTELNGKNRRERSVHSFIENQYKYNIFSYVHFYQQLVNKVKKENSRELFSHSAHTKEVYMGESKGEKFPKSTLKNGQEKKDRNKFCPNGRKSKVRGVTSAQNGSMDETPSDKREKEQTDNFPIKKIHNKFGNLEMEKMLMEPLGKNKWVNGISNEETTRDTEKGRLEICEGSVPRDGSGCSNNMAYVSGRGVIQETDWLEKREELLPNEDCAMCSNANLRSTQGDNLRDLSTAEDGICVMVEKEEGNKVYVMGMGQQILQKENAGGIAAEGKFANDQFSEQSIETPTVVSNMESKDSEEERADGNCSGVPRVTVTQVRREMMGEILGGESSTSGGSNRINRKSGGKLGRREKINLVEVNNDGCKNTLKSVISGVISGPDSRHPVKGNEDMETAAHDRKKVNHKGDNGNSNPFLKQRSDDDELRKEIENLLPRWLRKKKKKRCLSCAQNCVYWDVFELNFFFFFVGVPKKAIEIFIRNEMDGYCLKYMEEKLLKCMGLHDKVVKKYVILCVQILLRLREKYKYRKRSRRVNGNVIQEDAFLLKKNKLHYLNLIGRGGYSNVYRCIYGDKLLTYNDDYFCMKYSVNNIALKICNNKKYSYEFFSEMDILSTLRHPNVSLFLGALKYPQGIALEYINCGSIFDLIHKHKVKIELRDIIKMGKEIAAFMCFLHYKGILHCDLKSSNILLSMSGEIKICDFGLSVHNFTKKPRFLGIVGTYQWTAPEILRGEGYTEQADVYSFGVILWEMVHRQIPFRELKHPLDIIACVGYAGKKLAISRAIAPPVRYILKRCLHRNRQKRKSFFFWSEYLDMLRETCVVESDTLVQCV; encoded by the coding sequence atgggaaaaagaacaaaatgggaatatCGTTACTTGAGAACAAACAGAGGGGTGTACATAGGaggcataaaaaataaaaaaaaaaacggatggGGAATTGCAATCAACAACAATGGAAACAAATACGAGGGGCTCTTccagaatgatgaaaaacaCTTGGTTGGATCGGAGCTTCTCTGTTGCTTGCATAGCCATAGTTAcaaacagagaaaaaaaaatgatgaccGAAATAGCGAAGACGAATTTGCACAAGGAAATGTCTGCCTTCATGATAATAGGTATATTTACATAGGGGGGTAcagagaagggaaaagacaTGGAAATGGAATTTTAATTGACTACAACACGTATGCTATGTACAGCTGTATATTTCTgaggaacgaaataatatataaagatattttattttctgcgGTTAATAATATTCCGCCCCAATATGACAAGTACAGATTGGCTGCGTCTTTtcaggagaaaggaagggataAGAAGGGGGGGGCGCACAAAGCGCGCCCACGCAGAAGAGATAGGgtcaaaatggaaggagcATCCAAGGAGAGTGAATATGATGATAACGCAACAAATGGGTGTTACCTTGACGGAGGCGTcgttgaagaagaaaatcctACCAATGGAAATACCGAATTGAATGGAAAGAACAGAAGGGAACGAAGCGTGCATTCCTTCATAGAGAACCAGTACAAGTACAACATTTTCAGCTACGTCCACTTTTACCAACAGTTAGTGAAcaaagtaaagaaggaaaattcgcGAGAGCTCTTTTCCCATTCTGCACATACAAAGGAAGTATACATGGGGGAGAGCAAAGGGGAGAAATTCCCAAAAAGTAcgttaaaaaatggacaggagaaaaaagacagAAATAAGTTTTGCCCTAATGGTAGGAAGAGCAAAGTACGAGGTGTCACGTCTGCACAGAATGGCTCAATGGACGAAACACCTAGTGACAAACgcgaaaaggaacaaacagataattttcccattaaaaaaattcacaacaAGTTTGGAAATTTGGAAATGGAGAAGATGCTGATGGAACctcttggaaaaaataaatgggtaAATGGTATCTCCAATGAAGAGACCACGCGTGATACAGAGAAAGGTAGGTTGGAAATATGTGAGGGAAGTGTACCTCGTGATGGAAGTGGATGCAGCAATAACATGGCGTATGTCAGTGGCCGAGGAGTTATTCAAGAAACGGATTGGCTTGAAAAGAGGGAGGAACTTCTACCAAATGAGGATTGTGCCATGTGCAGCAACGCAAATTTGAGGAGCACACAGGGTGATAATTTAAGGGACTTGTCCACTGCCGAGGATGGCATTTGCGTGATGgtagagaaggaggaaggaaataaggtATATGTGATGGGAATGGGGCAGCAAATCCTCCAGAAGGAAAACGCCGGTGGCATTGCGGCTGAAGGAAAATTCGCTAACGACCAGTTCAGTGAGCAGAGTATAGAAACTCCCACCGTGGTGAGCAACATGGAAAGCAAGGACTCAGAGGAAGAGCGCGCCGATGGGAACTGCTCGGGTGTACCCCGTGTTACCGTTACCCAGGTGAGACGTGAGATGATGGGGGAAATCCTCGGGGGGGAGAGCAGCACAAGCGGAGGTAGTAATAGAATCAATAGAAAAAGTGGTGGAAAGTTggggaggagggaaaagatcAATCTGGTGGAGGTGAATAATGACGGTTGTAAGAACACTCTGAAAAGTGTAATAAGCGGCGTGATCAGTGGGCCCGATAGTAGGCATCCCgtgaaagggaatgaagatATGGAGACAGCTGCACATGACAGGAAGAAGGTTAACCACAAAGGGGATAACGGTAATAGTAACCCATTTTTGAAGCAAAGgagtgatgatgatgagctgaggaaagaaatagaaaatcTTCTTCCAAGATGgttaaggaagaagaagaaaaaaagatgtcTGTCATGTGCACAGAACTGTGTATACTGGGATGTATttgaattaaattttttttttttttttgttggagTTCCAAAAAAGGCGATAGAAATTTTTATACGAAATGAGATGGACGGTTATTGCCTAAAATATATGGAAgagaaattattaaaatgtaTGGGTCTACACGACAAGGTAGTAAAGAAGTACGTAATACTGTGTGTGCAGATTCTTCTACGACTGAGGGAAAAGTATAAGTACAGAAAGAGGAGCAGAAGAGTAAATGGCAATGTCATCCAAGAGGACGCATTCCTTCTtaagaagaataaattaCACTACCTAAATTTAATAGGCAGGGGAGGTTATAGCAATGTGtacagatgtatatatggaGATAAATTATTAACATACAATGATGACTATTTTTGCATGAAATATTCAGTTAACAATATAgcattaaaaatatgtaataataaaaagtatAGTTATGAGTTTTTCTCCGAAATGGATATTTTGTCGACCTTAAGGCACCCTAACGTTTCCCTATTCCTAGGTGCACTAAAATACCCCCAAGGAATTGCTCTAGAATATATAAACTGTGGAAGCATATTTGACCTAATACATAAGCATAAGGTAAAAATAGAATTAAGAGACatcataaaaatgggaaaagaaattgcCGCCTTTATGTGCTTTCTGCACTACAAGGGTATTTTACATTGTGATTTAAAATCATCAAATATTTTGTTATCCATGTCgggggaaattaaaatttgtgaCTTTGGATTATCTGTACATAACTTTACTAAGAAGCCGAGGTTTCTTGGAATTGTTGGTACATACCAATGGACAGCTCCAGAAATTTTAAGAGGTGAAGGATACACTGAACAGGCAGATGTATACTCCTTTGGAGTAATTTTATGGGAAATGGTACATAGGCAAATCCCCTTTCGGGAACTGAAACACCCTTTGGATATTATTGCATGCGTTGGCTATGCTGGAAAGAAGCTTGCCATCAGCAGAGCCATTGCACCCCCCGTCAGGTATATTCTGAAGAGGTGCCTGCATAGAAATAGGCAGAAGCGTaagtccttttttttttggtccgAGTATTTGGACATGTTGCGCGAGACGTGCGTGGTGGAGAGCGACACTTTGGTACAGTGCGTTTGA
- a CDS encoding WD repeat-containing protein, putative: protein MMGIIILFSIFLIALTILLRALQGTSGNAKAIQRGNDKVKGKGKEAPKKKKKKDNGTTKCVANTHRSVDRRTPHVMFDKTVFSLKGNNYPVSVCLNGECGTIAISCNNGNLQFHKIGKDGSNKITLSKNLDEVYSCIAINEEATYLAGVNELYSTLRIFKIGKVEQSIKSISPSLEGKTELHKKDVKFLYIHKSSFIITGSELDETEVKIWDMKGDLLKIVSIKQVYNYDYAVSKMARFFAVACWSPDIKIFEIKEKENYFHSIDKVMDLKTSSGTKCVCFSDNEEKAFLIDKNGILATYNLNVRYKLQEESKILYKKDLKEYHLGDFSRMCLSGDSNHIITTSGCNVLILKQDDLQLVNKIMDAHQDEIFGVLPMPGTSRFVTWANDGTVKLWDTSKK from the exons ATGATGGGAATAATAATTCTCTTCAGCATTTTCCTCATCGCGCTTACAATATTGCTAAGAGCCCTGCAGGGTACAAGTGGAAATGCTAAAGCGATCCAAAGGGGCAATGATAAAGTTAAGGGCAAAGGTAAAGAAgcccctaaaaaaaaaaaaaaaaaagataatggTACTACAAAATGTGTTGCCAATACGCACAGAAGTGTAGACAGAAGAACTCCGCATGTGATGTTTGATAAAACTGTTTTTTCGCTCAAGGGTAATAACTACCCCGTAAGTGTATGCCTAAATGGAGAATGTG GAACAATTGCCATCAGCTGCAACAACGGTAATTTGCAATTCCACAAGATTGGCAAAGATGGTTCGAACAAAATAACCCTAAGCAAAAATCTAGACGAGGTGTACAGTTGCATAGCCATAAACGAAGAGGCAACATATCTGGCAGGGGTGAACGAATTATACTCAACGCTacgaatttttaaaataggaAAAGTGGAACAAAGTATCAAAAGCATTTCTCCATCACTGGAAGGGAAAACAGAATTGCACAAGAAAGATGTGAAATTCCTGTACATTCATAAAAGCTCTTTTATAATTACCGGATCGGAGTTGGATGAGACGGAGGTAAAAATATGGGACATGAAGGGAGATCTTTTAAAAATCGTCAGCATCAAACAGGTTTATAATTACGACTATGCTGTTTCGAAGATGGCTAG ATTCTTCGCAGTCGCCTGTTGGTCCCCTGATATCAAAATTTTTgagataaaagaaaaggaaaattattttcacagCATAGACAAAGTCATGGATTTAAAAACCAGTTCGGGAACCAAGTGTGTCTGCTTCAGTGACAACGAGGAAAAGGCATTCCTAATTGACAAGAATGGAATTCTCGCTACGTATAATTTGAACGTGCGCTATAAG CTCCAAGAGGAGTCCAAAATTTTGTACAAAAAGGATTTGAAGGAATATCACTTAGGAGATTTCTCCAGAATGT GCCTGTCGGGTGATTCGAATCACATCATCACAACTTCTGGGTGCAATGTGTTAATTCTGAAGCAGGACGATTTACAG CTTGTAAACAAAATAATGGATGCCCATCAGGATGAGATTTTTGGAGTCCTCCCCATGCCAGGCACATCCCGTTTTGTTACATGGGCG AATGATGGCACTGTAAAGCTATGGGATACCTCCAAAAAATAA